CACAATTGTAAGTCGTAATTATCGATatgttactgttgttttgtcacGGAATGTTTTCATGCGTAGTTTAAACTTCAGACCCGTGGTCGATGTATTAATATAGAGCCCACTTGAATGTGAGGTCCCACTAGATGACAGCGGTGTCAGTGCTCATAGATAATAAACGTGTGTATGAGCGCTCAGGCTGCCCCACCGACAGCAGCCTCTCTCGGGTAGTCCTTTTGAAATTCGTCGCTAAAATCTCTGTCGtggttaaatatgaaatgtaattcATTTGGGGTATGTCTAATGGGCAACATTCAGTCTCAGTATATaagatatattattatattattgttgttctttgtattattttgcttatttgtgtgtttttaacattcaataatgattttaagaatttattgtatttaaagattaattgtatatattgtagtatttattcaacaacattttaaatattgattatctgatatgaatTGTATACCTGATGTCTGAATAAACTTTTCCTCTGaacatctgacctgtttgatccatttatattggtgaggacagactaaatgacaaactgctgtcagtataatccagtacagttcaacagcaccacaatctacaactcaacacttcaataaaatgttaggctgaataaaaacataatgatgagacaaatgcagtgatggacagtaactaagtatatgtacttaagtacaaatttgatgtactttgggtatttccattttgtgctactttatccttagagggaaatactgtacattctactcaagctacatttatttgatagctatagttacttttcagatagtttgttttatatgttgtaagtttcatatttacaagttgctgtgtgttgttataGATTAGACTAGTGCACCAGTGACAGGTGTTAAAATTAGTTctaccatgacaacatttaaatgctgcttacatgtaGCCTACGTGTAAATGGATCAATTAATACTCAATACATATTCATGTGTATGATGATTACAGCACTTGAAATTGAGTCACTCTGCACAATGAGTACTTTGAACATTTCATTTTAAGTAGGcctacattttgctgacaatacccagatacttttactcaagtcagatttgcagcacttttacttgtgactgagtttttgttctttttgttgtGATATTACTACTTTTTCTGGGTACTTTGTCCACAACTGGACaaacatatcaaacaaaagAGACATGCAAGCATAGCAcgtctcatcctcatcctccgccTCATTCTCTGCTGTCTTTCTCGTatctgcctcctcagctgggcagcctcctcctcagcctgcaggtaAAGCAATCCTGCTGCAATAACTGCACCAACTTCAAGTCCACAAGTCCGAACTGCTGAACTTGAGTATTGAGAAACGCTcatggtgcttctcaaagtcaaggatgcttccttggtGGGATGGGTCCTTCCAAGTCAGGTCCTACAGAGGCTAGGCAAGACTCCTTCCTAGCAGTCAGTGAACATTCATTGCAACAGGCTAGCGAGCGCCCAGGTGTGTATCACTGAAGCAAAAGAAAGAACTGCGGGTACTTGATGCCCAcagaggatacacacatgcatccttgaaaatgcTCTGAAGGAAGGACTTGATCCTCAGCAGGATTCGAAGGATTCTTTGGAACAGTTCTCTGATCCATTGTTGTAGCCTCCATGAAATTCAGCCAAAATACCAACTGTTAATGCAGGCcccccaggaagtgcgccaattttcatagtggccaaattgTGGAATTACAGTGGCTCCATCATCAAACCTGATGACGCCTTGGGTGAAACGCATTGTTCATAACATTTCAAATGAAGactaaattaaaagaagaagcaaTTCAGCCCTCTTGTGTGCGGAGTATCTGCTTATTTACTATCAGTCTGATGTTTCCTGCCGTCACCTGCACCAAGTTATAAGGACTGACAGCGCAGTGCATGGTGCATGTGCTTTTGAAtgaggggaattacagcttctGGGTCTGTCACATTATACCATAGGGCCATTACACTGTAAAACAGgcgtctgtaaatcagtaaaTATATTTGTTTGAGCATAATAACCCCCGTGAAATGATTCATTTCaatatcagaatttgatccattcggtccaataacatttcaaaagtctaaaGGAGAcacaagattaaatcatttcattaccattcaagttagcagagggctaaatcAAAAGTTAGCCACTGAGCCAGTGGAAGTTAGCTGCTCTGCTTGCTAAAGTCTGTAGTGTGCTTACTGTATGGGCCAAACATGCAGAAGATCTGGTAAATTTTCTACCCAGGAAGTCAAACTGAGCAACTGTCATGGCGATGAATGCTGCcctgcctccaacgctgtatccagttctatTTATATATCCATGGTTAAGTCTTTAAAAAGATATATGCTGTCTTATATACATATCTAtattatacatataaatatcaCAACTTCCCTTCTTGAGTTGATTCTGTCTTTTAACAAAGAACATTGAACGATGATCTGTTTAAAATCAGGAGATGCATCTGCATGACAAACTGTAGAAAACAAAGAGCTGTGCTGGTTTCTGTTAATGGAAGTAGCTCCAAATCCAACTCCAGTCAGAGCtgctaaacaaacattttagatTCATTCCTGCACTTTTAAATCTGAAAGTGACACTGACTAACACCTGGAACTGGATGTTTTTAACAGCACTCTTTGTGTGTAgtaataaaactaaaaacaaaactaaacagtaAACTAAACAGTAAACTAAACAGTAAACAgggaaaacatgatgtgaatggGTGGAATTTGTCCTGAGCTGACATTAGATTATGTTTCATCCCGGTCCAACTCTGGTTGTTAACATAAGATAAGATTTTTTATGATGCCACAGTCTGCTCTCTGTAGTTTCCTTTGTGTTAACCATTTCCTCTCTGTGGCTGCTATTATAATTATACAAACTCATTTCCAAACAGAGAGGAAACTACACAAAACAACAGATGACAGTCACTGATAACatgatcaaatataaactgttggtgttttttttaatcaaataaatgttttttaaaaatctacatttggctgcaaacatgtttaattaattaaaactgGGGGAGGGCAGATTGATTTTAGcgtcactgggcaaaaatcgCATCAGAAACTTTAAACATATTCtaattcaagtggactgagagaaaacgacctctgcacctcctcttggcttcGATTTCAGGCTTTAATAAATCTCAGTTTAGGTCATTTCAGAGGGtgggcgttcctattggctatTCTACAGATGCAGGTGTGCGTGCACGTCCctttggtgaaagcctgattcaatggcagagaatattgcagagaaagttgctattccagcaacggcaacaactgcctacactgcaaagcaacccaaagaAGAAAGACAGACTCATGGAAAAGAGTCTGGAAAACACTGGGTCACTGTATAAAGCGTGTGCATACgttttttccagatttctgcaaACCCCATCTTTAAAGTCATACTCCTTTAGATTTCAACAAAATCTAAATTATTTTTTGAATCTATTTATGGTCTGTATTTTCAGCAATAAGCACTGAATTTGTAATTAAACTCAGTAATTACCTCTCAGTATAGTCATGGTTAGTATTGGTGGTGGCAGAGTCCACCAATCCTGCACCAGATCCAGTTTGCAGACCACAATGAGAAGGATTCCAAGGAAATAATGCAACATGTGAGCCAGTGTTAATGTTTGTAATTTGATATCAGCCACAGTGTTTACCTGTACCTCCACACCTAACTTGTAGCTGCACAGTGTGAATTTCCAGGCAGTAATTAATATATAACCAGAGTCAGAACTTCCTCTGTGTTCTCGGCATGAAGTCATGCCAGGTATTGTGCCTTATCACCACTTTACATTGTGATTGTGGTGGACAGAGGCCTGGATGCCGTCAAGGTGCAGAGACTGTCAGGTATGGCTGCCACACGATTTCATCTTTGCTTTTTGCAGAGGATCTGGCTCTCCTAGCTTCagctgtccgacttcaccgaagctttttgtcaccgccccctgctgcagccccctgctctcctctgctTTCCAGGCAAGGTGCAGTTCATCTCAAACAAGCCTCTTAACACACAGGATACCATACACAGTGCCATCTGCTGCTCAGTAACtattcacacactctcacacattgatcaaacagccatcaggaacaatttggggttcagtatcttgtccaaggacactttgacatacagactggaggagccatgGATCGAACCACTAaccttctgattagtggacaacccgctctgcctctgagccaGGTGGCCCTGGCATGGGGACTCTGCCCAAGTGGCATATTTTGAAGCCCTCTGAGTGAGACTGTGCTGTCATAAAATCTGATATATTTGAAAGTGACCATATATAATGTAACAACACTGGGGGGAcagatgacaacaaagagaggaAATAAGTCAAACTACAAAGTTCTTGTGTACTTAACTTAAGTACTGCAGGGTACAactgtgtttttactttggaacaaacagggaaaagagTCAGGACATGCTGTAGGTCTTTATGTTGTAAGGTAGGTACCTACAAAAGCCTGAGGTGGTACAGGTTTACTGACACTGCTGTTACACAGTAACGACCCTGAAGTGAAAACCAGGAGAGATTAAATGTCCTGTCCCAGTGTCCCAAGGAAACCAACACCACAGTCACTGAAGAACTTTATTTAGTCTTTGCACAAAGCCAAAATTAAGATGAGCAATGAGCAATGGTCCTTTCATGATTTACTACCAAGACAAGGTTTCTAGCCAACCAGGATCTTCCTCCTGTCCTCAAGACTAAAGGTTAGCTCCTCCTTCTACAGACAGGTAactggaccagtaaaaccaatGTGGCATGACAGAAAATTAGTACAACACCTGatcaaatttaaaagcagaccATTAGAACTACGTCTTAAATCAATGATAGAATACAGGATTGGAAATGTTCTGTCCAACAGCAGGAGAAAAAACAGTTAACtatatgaaaaatacaaaagacagAAATACCCAGGATcaaaatacagaacaggtgaTGAACACAAAGACAATTTAGTCTGACCATTACTTTGACTCCCAGTGGTCCTAAATGCAGGACACATAAATGTACCCAGAATCCTTTTGTCTCCCATCATAATAACTGCAGCTATAAGACTAAGCAACAGGTCAGCGTAATTCTACTGCCACAACATGCTGAGTCCCCGCACAGCAACACACAGGGCCAACAGCAGCACTCCCGGTTCATCTCTTGCCACTATCGTCTGCTCAGACGGCTCTCTCAGGGACTCATCGGAGGAGCAGAGGAACTCAGCGAGCCGGTCGAGCTGCCCTCCatcctgcagagcagcaggcagagACTCAGAGAGAGGAGCCTGACCGTCCTCCATCAGGCTGCTCACCTGCAGGACAACACAAGTCAACAAGTCAAAGGACCACAGTGGTGCTTCCTGggaatgtttttctttcagacCTGGAAACATGGACACTTTCATGCTGTATTCACACCAATTAAGGCATTGCGGCAATTAGCTGTAGGGGTGTGTGGTGATGTCACTCATGAACCACCTGTGTGGGAGTGGAGGGTAGAGACAAACTATAGAAAGCCAATCTCCCCATCTCAGCTACCTACTAAAACTTGGTCTCTTCTGTATTCTCTATTaaagatgaataaaaatgaGGCAAAAGAAAGGATCTctacactgtatgtgtgtattttaaacaGAGTGTAGTGATCTTTGTTAACCAGTGGACTTACCAGTTGGTTGAGGCCTTTCAGTTTCTCATGGGGGTTCTTGGCGATCAGTGATGTCACATGTTCTGGCAGTTCTGTGGAGCACACAGAAACTGTTGGTACATGTGAGCTGACTCAGACAACATGTCAGATGCTTTTGGTTAGTTACTTCAAAGCAGTACAACTCGAGGTCTGGTCATTATTACGTCACTCTGGGCCTGTTTACACCCCATCTTTCAAATGAGAACACACATCTCTGATTTGGTATTGAGAATATAATCCACCTTTCACATCCAGACAGTGAAATCATGCACACAGCCAACCAGTCAGACACAGAGCACTGTACAGCTGACTCACTGTCCATTGCGCTGACCAGCAGGTAAACAGCTTCCAGGGTCAAGTCAGTCGTTTCAGCTCCTATTTGTGAGGGTGGGGTTGCAAAGCCACTGAGTAGACGAAGAACAGAACACACCGAACAGAACTCTGGCTGCTCACCTGCAAGCAACTGATCCAGCTGAGAGGAGACAAAATTACAAATTAATATTTCCTACATGAGGACACAATAACTATAAATAACTACAAATACAGTTCAGCTTATAAAACAATTAACAGTACTCTACAGTCATGCCAGCAGGCTGTATTTTGGCACagcggtgctttgagctaaatatTAACAGCAGCATGCTCAAAATGACAGTGCTACCATGCTAATGTTTATAAGGTATGTTTATAATATTCACTGTcctatgctgcattcacatggaatcaggcaaaCGGGAGACGGACAACACCTCCTTGATGGTACAGGTGAAACAAACAGTCCAACAGATAGTGGTGGGTAGAGCACTGTAGGAAATACTTCAGTAAAATTAGAATTACTTCCATAAAAATGACTCAAGTCAAAGTAAAAAAGTACCTGGTTAATAAATGTTTCAAAGTTTCTTTCCATTGTAATATTCTTTAGGGTGTGTGGGCCAgtgcaaaacaatgaaaaaaaacagcacttgtTGATAAAACTTTGTACATTTGTAGTAACCCTAACCCTGATGAGGATTAATGAATTCAAAAGGCCAACAGACCACTAGCTACAAGACGAGTTCATGTCATTATCATAACATTAAAGATTAACATTACACATGACAAAATAACATACCAGTAGCCAGAGATgtgaccaagtcacacatgtgcaagtctcaagtaagtctcaagtcttaaccttcaagtctcaagtaagtcccaagtcattttttcttgggcaagtcaagtcaagtcacaggttatgtcaagtcaagtcaagtcaagtcctgtaataggtcaagtcaagtcaagtcaccttattattgtaattttacctgcagaatctgatcttaataaagtgaaaagacaagatataagtaactgtcagtaaacattgacttcatcgcacacacacgcacacacacacactaaccaaggcagcggccagaatcacccatttagctcatttaaccctgtgttgctcgttcataaaacgtacagccggccttgtgatgaaccggtcagaatgttcgctcacgttttctggggttaatgttagcaaataaattaaaaaacaagttccaccaaaccgaccCACCCGCCCACCCCCGTAtcgtatcaagctaacgttagctaactatcgactaaccagataatattagctaattgacaagcacttactggacagaatggctcttcaaatgacgaacaaagtttgaagttgtcgcctggctgtccgagatgtttatgccaCATGTCTTGCGCTGTGCTGTTCATCTTTTgccgtaataatggtaattccgaaagccgaagacgatgactctcggtacccctcccgctgacatgttgatgcctatctgatataagagggcctgtttctccaataaacatgTAAGAtacgtagagagggcatgactgactgacagggtagtgatccaatcatgacaacgccattctcagcctgcgctcctaccgggtaatcaacattattttttaaattaatttattaattttatattctaaccgaaaacatgatgtgaataacacatAATAGTAATAActcattcaagtcatcgtgtctcaagtcaagtcaagtcccgagtctttaacttccaagtctgagtcaagtctcaagACTTACATTTTTTGTCAAgacaagtcacaagtcatcaaaacagcgactcgagtcgactcgagtcgaagtcacaatgactcgagtccccatctctggcAGTAGCTAATGTCAGCTAGCTAACTTCATGTCACCTACAGTAAGTGCAACTTCAATGTGCAAGTGGACTTCTTAAAAATTAAgatctgtgtttttttggagGCACAGCAAGCACTTTATCATGTAACTGCTGTCTTTTTTAGAGTTTGGTATAAAACACGTGGCCAGATGTGGCCAGGGATCACAGGGTTTCCCCCAGCAAAGCTGTTAGGCCAGGTGGCAAATGTCGTTTTAGGGGGCTGGCAAGATGGTTTTTGAAGATGGTCAGCGACAgactttgttttgattttgatgtTAACAATGCAGCtaagttaaattaaaatatgttttttatgtgtaaTTAGTTTCATTTGGTTATTTTTGCATAGGGACCCCAACAAACAAGGTTTTATATACAGTAGGGCTCCCAAAAAGCTAGAAACCGCCCTGCTAGCTGGTGTGTCTACTAGAGAAGATGTAGCTGTCATGGGGAGAGGAACATGTTGCTAAAGACTAAATGTGATGGAGAGATATTATTGCAGCCTTACACCCAACAGGAATGAAGAGGATTTAGTAAATAAGTGGTTGACGCTAGTAACATGATTTGAGCTGATGCAGAATTTTAACTCCTCATAACGTACCATTGGCGTTATCGTCACCTCACTCACTGTAAAACAGTCTGACAGATGATGGTGGGCAGAGTACTGAAAATCTATACAGAAGTGAAATTATAATTACTACCATAAAAatgactcaagtaaaagtaaaagtcaaacatttgctgattTCATATTTCATAAGAGAATTTGATGCTTCTTTGTCATACCTGATGATTCACTGAATAGTTTTGGGGGGTTTTGACAActggatgtataaaacaaacCATTTGAAGACATCGCCTCTGTAAAATTACACATGGAATGTTTTactattttcttacattttattgcCAAATGATCAAtcgattaattgagaaaataaagggCAGATGGATAATGGTTAGCTGCAGCTCTATCATAAACAACTAGTGAGATAAATAACCATGaaggaagtgaaacctatgatTAGAACAATCACTCTTATGTCTCTTACTCACATTGGGCTCACTTCTACAGTTAAATAGTGAAAGTAAACTATTCCCCATGTTTCCAGGGACTCCCTGGAGCCCCCTCAAGGACCCCTGGTTGAGAGCCACTGCTCTAACACACAACAGGACTGAAATTATACCCTctatgatttcatgtgacaaattaaACTGATGAGTGATTGACTGTATGCAAACCATGAGGACCTCCATGACAGGTGTTAGCAGCAGGCCTGCCAGCCTGTAGTCTGCCTGTTTGCCTGCTAGTCCTGAGAGCTGCTTTGCCAAACCCACGTCTCTTAGTAAAGATTGAGGTCACGGGGTGGCCGGCTGTATGAAACCACACTTGACTGTTAGATTGTGTCGGCTGCAGAGCATGGTGGTACTGTAGTAGGTGTGTGTTTGGATCTTGAGTTGTTCATTTAACCCGTGTCCTCCTCCTGATCTAACAACAAGGGTGatgaaggtgtgtgtggaggCCAACAGTAAAAACCCCAAATACCTTTTTCTTCAGAAGAGTCAGAGCGTCACTGTCCTCTGAGAGCGCACTGAGACTCTGGAACAAAGTGAAACGAGTCACCCGGGGAAGATGAGCCAGTGGCTGGAGAACAGTTTCTGTCATCAGTAACTCTACAGGAGCAGTAACAGTGCTGTTATTAGCAACTGCAACACAGTCACATCAGTCCCACATGCATTTTAAAGTTTAGGTTTGTAGACTTTTGACTTTGAATTGCAGGGAATGTAAAATCTGCACTTAAACACTCTCATACTTTCTCGCACTTGTTGCAGGGTCTCCAGGGTCTCTTCAGTAGAGTCGTCAGGTTCAAATGTTTCTGGTTCCACGGCCActactttaaacacacacacacacacacaaataagatTTTTGTCCGATGAAAATTTGCAGATGAAACATTTGAAATAGTTTAAATTATAAAAGAAGTTGAAGTGGAGTTGGCAGTTGAAATACAATGACTGAAAACAGATTAGGGCTGAAAGAGGTTGATGCGGTAATTTAACTGCAAGCACAGTGCGATCCACTGTGGGAGATTTTTAAAGTAGCTGataacagttagcagctaactgaaAGAAGAAcataaatgtccacaaattggaaGAACACTGAGCTCCAGGGGCTcattaccctctgagcagagaacCAGatcaggtgtgcagttgtgcgcACACTTCACCCctcatcaccacctagtctttgcagattcatcagcctcaacAGCCATTAGGGCAGATTTATagttgtgcgtcagctctatactgcgttttttgtatttatatttgtgcagttgtgtgtctgtgttgctctacagttacacctccaaacacACTGTGAAATAGAAGTAAATAAAACTTTTGTATCCACTGCCAGGAATGGTTTtacagcttacaaaaatagacttgaggtctgtgtcgctgcaacatgtaacatttctggggaaggtgcacgtcaggctacagcacAGGGTACACATCTACGCAGAAGCTACGCCATAAGTACAACATTGATTTGACATGGAAGTATAAAATCCTGCATTAGTCTCAGTCACCAGCCACcgccaccaccagtgtctagcCTCCATGGTGGAtttatgttgctgctgctcaggTGTCCCTTGAATACAAAATCTCCTTGTAGAGTCTAAGCACCAAAAACTGTCTGTCAAATCtgatctgttaatctgtacatgAACTTAACTTCATTCACCCgtctctcctgactgaaatatcaGATGGTATTTTAATCGTTAGTTAAACTGTCAgttaaacaacaaaaatcagGTCAAAGTGAAAGCAGCTGAGGTGTCAGCAAAGTGTAAGTAACGAAAGTACTTgaagtgacagagacagagtgagttATTGACAGTTGATTGGCTCGCATGCTGTGAAATACAAGATGGAACAGAGCAAAGCAACAGTGTGAAAAGTGTTTTACCATAATTTCGAACAGTGGGTTTATGTCCCGTACTGAGAAGTTGGACTGAAAGAATGAAATAGCAATAAATCATTAATAAACTTGGATCctattaatttgaaaaataacaaaTGCTGCAGGTGTGTTAACACGCTCACACACTGCATTTCTTACCAGTCACTGTCTCTTCCTTGAACTTCAGCTCATTGAACCTGTAGCCATAAATGTGTCCTGCTGGTACAGTAAAGGAAGTGTCGTCCTTCATCTTGGCCTgattaaacaataaatacagCAGGTAAACAAACAGGTGTACCACGACATCTTCTCAATGCCGTCCAACCAACTTAACCCAAAGCATGTTACCAATAAATAACAAGACCGACACACACCACAACTtagaaacacaaagcaaaaggcacacaacacaaacactctgaaactgaaactgttgagttgctgtgttttcttgttGGTTTGCAACCCgacctttatttgtttttgtctttaaatgGACAAAATTAAATGCATTCATATCAGTCCTGCTGCCTTTGGATGCCTGCCTGGGATTTATTAAGCTGAAGAGGAAGGCTTTTGTAAAGTCTGAAACAGCAACAAAGCCTCAAGGACCCCTCCTCCTCAGCGAAACATATGGGACTAACACTGTAGTTACATCATTTGAAATCTGTGTGGAGAGAAGGAGAATAGGAGGTCATCTgcaaaggaggagctggaaagcgttgctgggaagAAGGatgtctggagtactttgctcagccgGCTGTCCCCGTTACTCAaacctggataagcggatgaaaatagGCGGATGGGTGGATGCACAAATAAACGAACATAGCTGACTGTGATATTGACCTATAAAATGCATGCTCTGCTCAACACTCTACTCCAAATCATCATTCATACTCACCCCCAGAAAGAGATGTATAAATTTCAAAAACGCTGCAAAGGAGCCTTCCACTTCAGTTCTTCCATGGAGGTGGACGTCATTTGTGTTGAACACAATCTTATCTACAAAACCCAACACCTCTCCCT
The Epinephelus lanceolatus isolate andai-2023 chromosome 2, ASM4190304v1, whole genome shotgun sequence DNA segment above includes these coding regions:
- the LOC117260706 gene encoding uncharacterized protein LOC117260706, with product MKDDTSFTVPAGHIYGYRFNELKFKEETVTVQLLSTGHKPTVRNYVVAVEPETFEPDDSTEETLETLQQVREKLLMTETVLQPLAHLPRVTRFTLFQSLSALSEDSDALTLLKKKLDQLLAGEQPEFCSVCSVLRLLSGFATPPSQIGAETTDLTLEAVYLLVSAMDKLPEHVTSLIAKNPHEKLKGLNQLVSSLMEDGQAPLSESLPAALQDGGQLDRLAEFLCSSDESLREPSEQTIVARDEPGVLLLALCVAVRGLSMLWQ